In Nocardioides bizhenqiangii, the DNA window GGCGGCAGGTGGCCGGAGACGATCGTGAACTCGTGGGTGACACCCCGGTGGGTGACGGGAATGCCGGCGATGGCCGGTACGGCGACCGGGCTGGTCAGGCCCGGGATCACGGTCACCGGCACGCCTGCCTCGCGGCACGCGATGACCTCCTCGTAGCCACGGCCGAACACGAAATTGTCGCCGCCCTTGAACCGGACGACCCGCTTGCCGGCGAGTGCGCGCTCGACGATCACCCGGTTGATCTCGGCCTGCTGGGCGCTCCGCCCGCGCGGCAGCTTGGCGACGTCGATCAGCTCGACGTCGTCGGGCAGCTCGCCGAGCAGCTCCCGCGGCGCGAGCCGGTCCGCGACCACGACGTCAGCCTCCATCACCGCCCTCCGGCCGGCGATCGAGATCAGCTCAGGGTCGCCCGGTCCGCCACCGACGAGGGTCACCCCGGGTGACCGCTCGCGGTGGTGCGGCGCCGCGATCCGTCCCTCACGCAGCGCTTCGAGGATCTCGTCGCGGAGGGCGACCGACCGGCGCGGCTCCCGGTTGCCGAGCACGGCGACGGTGACGCCGGCGTGCCGGCCGACCGCGGGTGTCCAGGCACTCCCCCGGGTCGCGTCGTCGGAGCGCACGCAGAAGATCCGCTGCCGCTCCGCGAGCTCGCCGACGCGCTCGTTCACCGCCGGGTCGTCCGTGACGGCGATGACGTACCAGGCCCCATCGAGATCCGCGTCCTCGAACCCCCGCTGGTGCCACGTGATCTCGCCGGATCCCACCAGTCCCTCGATCGCCGGCGTGACCTCCGGCGAGACGACATGCACGTCCGCGCCGACCGCGATCAGCTGCGGGACCCTCCGCTGCGCCACGCTGCCACCGCCGACGACCACGACCCGCCGCCCGGCGAGCCGAAGTCCCGAGGGGTAGGTGGGGAAATCCATGTGTCCATCATCGACGCGCAGCGCCTCACCCCTGTCAACGACCCACCAGCCGGACTAGATTCACGGGGGTTCGATGCCTGTGCTGACGCATTCTCGAAGGAGCATCCATGTCCTTGGAACGACCGGTCACGCCCGATCCCTACGAGCTGCTGCCCGCCGTACCGTCGTTCGGCGTGACCAGCGCCGACGTCACCGACGGTCAGCCCCTCAAGGAGGACCAGGTGCAGGCCGCCGGCAACACCTCGCCGCAGCTGTCCTGGGAGCCCGGCCCGGAGGGCACCCAGAGCTACGTCGTCACCTGCTTCGACCCCGACGCACCGATCGTGAGCGGCTTCTGGCACTGGGTGGCCGTCGACATCCCTGCCGACGTCACCAGTCTCGACACCGGCGCGGGTGCGAGCGACGACTCGTTGCCGGGCGGCGCCTTCCACGTCCGCAACGACTTCGGCGAGCGCGCGTTCGGGGGTGCGGCGCCGCCGGAGGGCGACCAGGTGCACCGCTACTACTTCGTCGTGCACGCGGTGAAGGAGCCGGCGCTGGGCGTCGACGGCAGCGCGAGTCCCGCCGTTGTCGGCTTCAACCTCGCGTTCAAGACGCTGGCGCGCGGCATGGTGGTCGGCACCTACCAGCACTGAGTCGTAGCCTGACCGGGTGAGGGTCGTCCTCGGTCGGATCGCACTGCTCCTCGGCGTCCTGGTCGTCGCAGCGATGGCGTGGTATGGCGCCACCGCGCTGTTCGGCGACGAGGGCTCCTCCGAGGACACCGACGACGAGGCACCGGCGCAGCGTGCGTGTCCCGCGGCGTCCAAACGCGAAGCCCGTGCTGCCCAGCGCACGTTCGTGGAGAAGTACGGCCGCGCCCCGTGGTTCAGTGGGATCGGTGTCAGCGACACCCGCTTGGTCGAGGAGATCGCCGCCAACGCACCACCCGTCATCGGCGTCGAGGTGCCGGCGATCCAGGGCGAGGGGGCCATCCTCCTGGTCTCGACCGTCGCCGATGCGGAGGTTCCAGAACTGCCCGGTTGCCTCCAGCGGGTCCCGGTCGTCTACATGGCCAACGGCCCGTTCCAGGGCGACTGACGCATCCGTTCGTCGTCGCCTCTTGTGGTCAAGGGCGCATCGGAGTTACGTAGGCCCATGGCCGACAAAAACCTCCGAAAGGCCAGTGACCAGGACCTTGCGGCGCCCGGGCCCGACCGGATCCGCAACGTCGTGCTGGTCGGGCCCACCCAGTCAGGCAAGACCGCCCTGATCGAGGCACTCGCGAAGGTGTCCCTCGGTCAGCACCGGTCCGTCTCCCTCTCCGTCGCACCCGTGGTGCTCGAGGGCACCAAGGTCAACCTCATCGACACCCCCGGCTACGCCGACTTCGTCGGCGAGGTGCGCGCGGGTCTCCGCGCCGCGGACTGCGCGCTGTTCGTCATCGCCGCCAACGAGGGCATCGACGACGGCACGCGCGAGCTGTGGCGCGAGTGTGCCGCTGTGGGCATGCCCCGTGCCGTTGTCGTCACGAAGCTCGACCACGCGCGCGCCGACCACGACGGCGTCGTCCGCGCCGCCCAGGCCGCCTTCGGCGA includes these proteins:
- the cobA gene encoding uroporphyrinogen-III C-methyltransferase; this encodes MDFPTYPSGLRLAGRRVVVVGGGSVAQRRVPQLIAVGADVHVVSPEVTPAIEGLVGSGEITWHQRGFEDADLDGAWYVIAVTDDPAVNERVGELAERQRIFCVRSDDATRGSAWTPAVGRHAGVTVAVLGNREPRRSVALRDEILEALREGRIAAPHHRERSPGVTLVGGGPGDPELISIAGRRAVMEADVVVADRLAPRELLGELPDDVELIDVAKLPRGRSAQQAEINRVIVERALAGKRVVRFKGGDNFVFGRGYEEVIACREAGVPVTVIPGLTSPVAVPAIAGIPVTHRGVTHEFTIVSGHLPPGHPESLVDYSALAQMRGTVVLMMAVENAASIAEALVTGGRKPGTPVAVVCDGTMPTQRTVLATLGTLGASIADERVQPPAIIVVGEVVRVAFPEAFPAPAADG
- a CDS encoding YbhB/YbcL family Raf kinase inhibitor-like protein is translated as MSLERPVTPDPYELLPAVPSFGVTSADVTDGQPLKEDQVQAAGNTSPQLSWEPGPEGTQSYVVTCFDPDAPIVSGFWHWVAVDIPADVTSLDTGAGASDDSLPGGAFHVRNDFGERAFGGAAPPEGDQVHRYYFVVHAVKEPALGVDGSASPAVVGFNLAFKTLARGMVVGTYQH